In Thauera aromatica K172, one DNA window encodes the following:
- a CDS encoding c-type cytochrome has protein sequence MIKRSLLLSSLLLLSGGLQAQDPASELAKAKQTAETLCAACHGADGNSQLPANPKLAGQHQDYLFKQLREFKGWDGAAPVRENAVMSAMVAGLEENDMRALASYFASFEQQPEAAKSMETAELGQQIWRAGIAAKGVPACAACHGPAGAGMPAQYPRLSGQFAEYTEAQMKAFRDGARQNDPNSMMRTVALKMTDPEIKAVADYAAGLR, from the coding sequence ATGATCAAGCGTTCCCTGCTGCTCTCGTCGCTGCTGCTGCTTTCTGGCGGCCTTCAGGCCCAGGACCCGGCTTCCGAGCTCGCCAAGGCGAAACAGACCGCTGAAACGCTCTGCGCCGCCTGTCACGGTGCGGACGGCAACAGCCAGCTCCCGGCCAACCCGAAGCTCGCGGGCCAGCATCAGGACTACCTGTTCAAGCAGCTGCGCGAGTTCAAGGGCTGGGACGGCGCCGCGCCGGTGCGCGAGAACGCGGTCATGTCGGCGATGGTCGCCGGCCTCGAAGAAAACGACATGCGCGCGCTGGCGAGCTACTTCGCCTCCTTCGAACAACAGCCCGAAGCGGCGAAGAGCATGGAAACAGCCGAACTGGGCCAGCAGATCTGGCGCGCCGGCATCGCCGCCAAGGGGGTCCCCGCCTGCGCCGCCTGCCACGGTCCCGCCGGCGCCGGCATGCCGGCCCAATACCCCCGCCTGTCGGGCCAGTTCGCCGAATACACCGAAGCCCAAATGAAGGCGTTCCGCGACGGGGCCCGCCAAAACGATCCGAACAGCATGATGCGCACGGTCGCCCTGAAAATGACCGATCCGGAAATCAAGGCCGTCGCCGATTACGCCGCCGGACTGCGCTGA